A window of Quercus robur chromosome 12, dhQueRobu3.1, whole genome shotgun sequence genomic DNA:
tttttattttgataaaatttgataaacagGTCGACATGACtaacttatttaataaatatgtcGCATTAGGATTGAGAAGTCTTATTCCGtttaataaatatatcaaaACCTGACACGTGAACTTGAATGGTAGTTAAGCTACAAAGTTATTTTTAAgggaaacatatatatatatatatatatatatatatatatatatatacttttaaaaaaaaaatattgaataggaaaataaaaaatggagaagGTTTATAAAGCATAAATTGAACGTTTTGTCGggttttaaggaaaaaaaaaaaaacattgaaaggAAAAGGTTTTTCCCCATCTTTTGTGCAATTTCCCTCCAAATCGAAAAGAAAGGGTTTAGGCCTTTTGCCATTCGGGCGTTGGTACAAGGGTTTTGGTTTCCGAATCCAGAGCAAAAGCATTATTAGCATAATATAGCAACCCAACCTGTTTATAAATCTAGTTCTTATAGCAATTCCTTTTTCTCTCACACAAAAAtggctgcttcttcttcttcttcgtctggTGGGAGCTCGAGCAGTGGCTACGACATGCCATGGGTAGAGAAATACCGTCCCAACAGGGTCGCCGACATCGTGGGCAACGAGGATGCCGTGTCCAGGCTCCAAGTCATCGCTCGCGACGGCAACATGCCCAACCTCATCTTATCCGTacgttttttcttttcagtctcACTCAGTCACCGAAATTACAGTATGTAGAAATGAAATTTCTGGGAAGTGCAATTCTCTTTtgcaatttcaaactttatcagcATTCCTGtatatttggattttgatttgttTAGTTATactttaaagattttttttattattatttttttttgtattttcttattctattttatattttcaattaatgCATCAGCGAGGAAGATTCAGTTGATTCAAATAGAATAAATATGACCGACACTCATTAGTCTGTTTAGGATCATAGCTAACTCCAAAATTTGTGACTAAaggtttggttgttgttgttattctattttaaaattttctgttaatTGATTTAGCATCACACCTGATAAGAGTAAAAgcgaaaacaaaaaaaaaagggtttttctccccttttatatgtatataagtATGCACATACATATGTTTGTGCcattatgtgtgtatatatgtatgtatgtacatGTGTGCATGTAGGGCGTGTGTAATGTGCcatattattttgtttctgAAATGAAAAGGCAACACAGTGAAGCCAAATAGTTGCATCGGACTCAGTTGACGaatgtttttgggtttgggttatgtgGAAATTGTAATGGCAAGCAATTTGATCAGATTTGTTAAGAGTCCCACTGGGAAGTTTGCATATGATTGTTCTCTGCTCATGTTTGTAAAGTAAAAGGCTTATGATGCTGCTCATCCACTTTACATTGTTTATTTCAGGGTCCTCCTGGAACCGGTAAGACCACGAGTATACTCGCACTAGCACATGAGCTTCTGGGACCAAATTATAAGGAGGCTGTTTTGGAGCTCAATGCATCAGATGACAGGTGGGTAAAATTTTCTAGGCTTTAGTATCCTGTCTTTTTTTCTGGGGGGGCCTTTTTGGTTAGGTTCTGAAATATGTTATTGTTGCTGTTTCTTTTTTAGGGGAATAGATGTTGTAAGGAACAAGATTAAGATGTTTGCTCAAAAGAAAGTGACACTGCCCCCTGGGCGGCACAAGGTAGTAATCTTGGATGAAGCTGACAGGTAAGTTCTGATAATAATGTCTCTTTACTCTCCAATCATTAAAGGCTTCTATCTGGAATTATTATAGTTTGTTGTTTGATGTTATATTGTTCAGGCTTTGGTATATTTTCTTCCATCTAAGAACATGTATCGAATGTTGTATTTGTCAATaaccttttcaattttcagcatgACATCTGGAGCACAGCAAGCTTTGAGAAGGACAATGGAAATATATTCAAACTCCACTCGTTTTGCTCTTGCATGCAATACTTCTTCTAAAATTATTGAGCCTATTCAAAGTAGATGTGCTATTGTTCGATTTTCAAGATTATCTGATCAAGAGATACTTGGTCGTCTCATGGTGGTGGTTGAAGCTGAAAAGGTATACTTAGTTTCCTTAATAAATAATGTGCCACAGGTGCATAGCAGCATTACTGTCATTCAATGTCAATGCAAATTGCTTTCAGTTATTAATTTAGCATCCGTTCAGGGCACTAAAAAATAGGCTTTTTCTCTGTCTGGTTTTTCAAAAGCCATATATCCCTTATTCAATAAAGCttcatgatatatatttttataattatttggtTATTTTAGTATAATTATTCAGTTCAAGTTTTTTCTCACACCAAGGGGTTGGAAATATCAGATCTTATTCATGTATTCAATGAAAGCACGTGTTTCTCTGTCCCTACCTGTCAGCATGTCAGTGTGTATAAGCATGCTTACATTCATGCATCTATTACCAACTCCACTCAaagtagaaaaattaaaagtgggggggggggggggggggggactggGATCTTTCTATCAGTGCATTATGATTTTGGAATATAGTCTGCCTCTCTTTTTAAACATCTAGGATGCCTTGAAGCTACATCTAGTTGAGCTTTGGTGTTATGGttactattatttttgtattaccctaaaaaatttcactattttAATAGAtggttatctctctctctctctctatctccatATTCGTTGCTTGCTCTTTTTGTGCATGCGATGCTTGGTCATTATGAAAAGTTCAAGTTCCAAGCTGACTCTTTTTGGGAAGGAACATAAATGAGCAATTATGTTGACTCTCTTTCAAACTGAAGAAATTATTAGGAATATAGCTTGAAAGTTGTTGCCAATAAGATCTCACATTAAAATGTTTGATTGATCATCATGAACTGGTTAAGCTACTGACATGGGAACTGCAAAGACAATTTTATTTCAACATTTAgaattcaattatatttttgttggtcaattggattttattttaggtcttaTTATTTGATAaggttattagtattttattttatttcctagagtcaagattatttttgtaattcaataattggaCTTTCTTAAATCAATTGTAATTCAATAACAGTTAGAC
This region includes:
- the LOC126709550 gene encoding replication factor C subunit 2, with product MAASSSSSSGGSSSSGYDMPWVEKYRPNRVADIVGNEDAVSRLQVIARDGNMPNLILSGPPGTGKTTSILALAHELLGPNYKEAVLELNASDDRGIDVVRNKIKMFAQKKVTLPPGRHKVVILDEADSMTSGAQQALRRTMEIYSNSTRFALACNTSSKIIEPIQSRCAIVRFSRLSDQEILGRLMVVVEAEKVPYVPEGLEAIIFTADGDMRQALNNLQATYSGFRFVNQENVFKVCDQPHPLHVKNMVRNVLEGKFDESCSGLKQLYDLGYSPTDIITTLFRIIKNYDMAEYLKLEFMKETGFAHMRICDGVGSYLQLCGLLAKLALVRETAKAA